From the Eschrichtius robustus isolate mEscRob2 chromosome 19, mEscRob2.pri, whole genome shotgun sequence genome, the window CTTATCCACAAACAGGAATATTGCCTTTTCAGAAGGAAGCTGGATCCTTTTCCTGATGATCCACATGAACTGAGCCACAGTGATGTCAGATGGAACCAGATACTTCCGTTTGTCAATGTCAACAATCTGAGAGCCTGAGACTTTTTCCACAATCACCTGCGAAAGCAAAGAAAGGTCAGGACTAGATTTCTAATGTGAGGCTCTGGCCCTGCATTGTTGGAGAGCTGATGAACAGTGTGTAGGCAAGGAGGTGGGTGGGAAACTGCATAACATGAGAAAATATGCCCCTGATTTAATAAACCACACACTCTGGAGGTTAAGAACTGATATAAATGTGTTATAGGGAAACAAACGGTAAGTGCTTTTCTGTGGTCAACTATTATATTTCTCATCCCTGATCTCAGCATGCATAAGAGAAACACAGCCCTCACTACAAAGCTTTTCAACATTTTGTCTGGGCAGACTCCAAAATATCTGGTGAGGGTTTCCTCTACAGCCTGTTACTCCAGGCTGGACCCCAGAATGGATCTGCCTTCACACTACAGGGGAATTAAGATCTCAAGGAACACAGGAAATGAGAATGGATGGACTAATGGGAATGACTGGCAAGCCCAGCCAGCCAAGAACGAAGCTCTTCATTTGGCCTGTTGCTTCTCTCTGAACTAAGTTTCAAATTtatccctcctgccccctccccaaagaAACTGTTCACAAGCAATAAGCTACAATAACAGGCCTGGATGTCCTTAAAAATAAGTAAGGGTTACAGAAACTATCTCCCCTACCATGGGATAAATACAGGATAAGTATCATTGATTAAACACAAGCCACTAGAAGTGGCTTCTCAGATTTTTTGGGTCAGGAAAGGATGACAGGATCAGAGTGAGAAAAGGGAACTAGAAGTCAGGTAAAGATGGAGGCTCAAAGTTCAAGATCAATGTCCTGAGACTAAAGTACCACTTCCAAGACCAAAGTGAAAGTCTCCCTCCACCACCATTCCCAAAAGTGGCTGTGACCTGTTGCCCCGTCCTAGAACATCGTTTCTTACATAATTGTCTAGGGAAGCCCAGAGGCTGCAGACAGCTCGCTGGCCTAGATCAGGAGATTCAGCACTGAGGCATCCTGAACAGCATCAACTCAAGCCCCTCACGCCCCGGCCCCAGCTGGTCCCTTACCCAGTCTGGCCCATCTGCTACTATAACTGGGACTGGAATCTAAACTTGTCAACTGTTGAATGGCCTAGGGCCCTATCACGGGTCCTAAACAGCAGGGGTGACAGCGACGTGAGGGGGCGGGGAGTCCACTCACCGGAACCCGGTCGGGATATTTCGCTCGGATCTTCGCAGATTCCACGCATCTGTGTTCTATGGGAGAAACGCACCGGGCTGACGGTCGCGCCCGACCGGCCGGCCGGTTCCCGAGCCCCCGGCCCTCCTCCCCACCGTGACCTGCGCACGCCCCAGGTCCTCGTTCAGGCATCCCGGTAACCTCGGTCCCCGGTCCACTGGCTCCGGAAGGTCCCGCAGAGGTCGGCGCGGGGTGGGTGGGCAGCCGCCCGGGGTGCCGGGACCTCGGTGACCCGAGCCCAGAGTGCGGCATCTGCCCCGCCGGGCCCAGCCCAGGGCGGCCCGAGTGGGGGAGGGGGCCCACCCGCCGCCCCAGCCCCCACAGCGGGGCCAATGGCCGAGCGCTTACCCAGCGAGTGGTCCTCCTTGAACATCCACTTcatggcggcggcggcagcggggaAAGGATGCAGCCGGCTCTCGGAGCCGCGGAGATCAGCCCACCAACCACAACAACAACGACGACGGCGGCgtcggcggcagcggcggctgcgtcggcggcggcggcggcggcggcgactacACGGCAGGCGGGACTTCCGGCTGCCGGAGCCTAGCAACCTGCAGGGGGCGGAGCTTCCGGCGCCGCTCGCTTGGTCGCCGCGCCAAGGGGCGGGGCCGCATGTCAAGGGGCGGGACAGGACAGGGCGGTGAGAGGGGCTGCCGGCGGAGTGGGGATGATGAAGTTAGTGACAGAGATGTCTGTGAGGGATATTGGTGACTGGGGAGGGGATGTTAGAGAACTGGTAACAGAAGTGGGGTCTCGGTGGACGTTGGTAACGGGAAGGGGTGAGTGGGGGTCTGGCTGATGGGATAGGGCTCTTATAGAGGACTATTCATTAGGGAAATCTGCCTGGGGCGTTGGTGACAACAGGGGCATTTTGTAGGTATGAATGACAGAAGAGGGTTCTCTGGTGGTTGGTGATGGCAGGGGGTCTATTTAGGGCGTTGGCACTTTGGGGAGTATTGTTTGGGGTAGTTACAGATTCGGGGCCCAATCAGGAGGCCGTGACTAGTTTGAGGGGACTGTATGGGGAGGGGTACTGATGACATCCCGGGGGTTCAGTATTGGGGACAGCCATAACAGGTTGCATTGGACCTAGAAATTGAATTTAAACAAATCCCATTTCCTTCCCTTATTCACGGATAAATATTTGAATAAGCATTTAAGAAAAGCTATCATAACTACGCATTTGAGGAGTGTAACATCACACTGATCACAAAGAGGCCCCTTCGCCTTAACTGGCAGAGGAGTTAGAGGTGACTGTCTGGCTCAGAGAATTCCCCTGATAGCTGGTCATGAGACGGGTTTCTTTGCCATTCAGCATGGGGTTCAGCAGCCACAGcctaggctgtgtgtgtgtgtgtgccatctGCCTGAGCACATGCCTTCAGGGTCTCCAGTGatgtcattccttccttcctccaagaGTCATCAGGGCAGTCTGCTCTGGTTCATCATCTGTTTATGAGCTGGTGAATATGTAACAAGATATTCACTTAATTGGGACACATGATCCTTGCCACGTGCTTGTGATTCTGATGCATCTGAAAGGCCTGTATGTTTGAACATTGTCATTCATCATTTCCTCAGTTGAAACTCCTGATGGATGTTGTGGAATCTAGCtttattctgaaattatttttgatattttaagacTGTGTGTCTGAGCAACTAAAATCCGTGTTTGTTTCTTGCCtgtttttaatgaaatgaaaaatcctTTGAATTTCATACCTAGAAATTATTCTTGTTGCATATAggagcactgttctaagtgttggGGAAAAGCAGTGAACAGAACAGACAACACTTGTGCTCTTATGGAATTTGCATTCTAGTGggataaaacaaaaagatatatgtTGGATAATGATAGGTgctgtttagaaaaataaagcatggTTCTTGACTAGAGAGTGATGTGTGGGATCAAATGCATATTAGATAAAGTGGTTTGGCATATTCTAGGAACAGGAAGGAACCCCTTGTGGCTGGAGCTGAATAAATAAGAGGGTGTGTGTTAGGAGGTGAGATCAAAGGGATCTAGAACAAAAGTGAGTTCAGCTTTGAATTCCATTTGAagaactttggattttatttagaATGAAATGAGAAGTCAGTGGAGGGTTTTAAGAAGTGTGACatgcatgaagaacctaggggcaagacgggaataaagacgcagacctactagagaatggacttgaggacacggggagggggacgggtaagctgggacaaagtgagagagtggcatggacatatatacactaccaaatgtaaaatagatagctagtgggaagcagttccatagcacagggagataagctcggtgctttgtgaccagctagaagggtgggataaggagggtgggagggagggagacacaagagggaagagatatggggatatatgtatatatataactgattcactctgttataaagcagaaagtaatacaccattgtaaagcaattatactccaatagagatgtttaaaaaaaagtgtgtcaTGATATGACTTTCCTTTTTAAGTGATCAGGCTAGCTTCTGTGTAGACAGTAGACTATAGGGGGTTGAGGATGGAAGTAGGGGAAGAGTTAAGAGGCTATTGTGATAATCCAGGTATACGATTTTGTTGGTTTAGACCAAGACGTTATCTGTGGAGGTGGTGGGAAAAGCAGCTGTGttctagatatattttgaaggtagatcCAACAAAATTTGCTGGTCAATTGAATGTGAGTTATGAGAGATGAGTCTAAGTCACGGTTTTGGAAGAATGGAGTTGCCATGTACTGGTGTACTGGAATAGGGTGGAGCCagcagggggttggggggggaaaGCAAGGGTTTGGTTTTGGTTATATTAAGATGCCCAAGAGACACATCCAAGTAAAGATGTAGAGTAGGTAGATGGATCTATGAGTCTCAAATTCAGAAGAGAAGTATTTAAAGCTATCGAACTAGAGATCTGCTAGAGAGtgagtataaaaatgaaaatacctatTTTGCGAATAGAGTTAAACACTGAGGAATGAAGATGGTTATTCACCATCTGATAGTGAATCAGTGAAGGAGATAGAAATTGGACCGAAGACCCCCTGCTTCCCTTTACAGAGCTGGCCACTGTGTCCTAGTTCAAAGCATGTGTATACCAGCTTGCACCTGGAAGAACTTAGTACACTTCTCAGGAGAGAGATCCGCTGCTCACCAGCTTACAGGCATGTATGTCATCTGATGGTCTCAATGATGTGCAGTGTCTGTCTTCTATCTTTACCTACCTTCTTGATGTCCTTTTCCAGTTCACCATTCTAACTGGTTTCTCTGATCTGCCTTGATGATATGCATCACCTTCTTTACCTATTGGGTCATTATATTTAGCTTACTGAATGTTCTAAGGACACTGGATCTCTTCCTTGAGAGGGTTGTTAGTTGACGAGGTGAGTCAGAAGGAGAAACAGGATAATGCATATATGAAATTACACATTAACCAACTTGTAAAACATGGAGAGTAAATTTCAAATCTTGGAAAGGTATGTGAacatggatactgagggatggcTAGGACAGTGGGGGCCAACACAAAGCCAAGTGTGGCTTATCAAGAAAGACttcacagagggacttccctggtggtccagtggataagactccacgctgccaatgtagggggcctgggttcaatcctcggtcggggaactagatccacatgcatgctgcaactaaggagtccgcatgccgcaactatgagcccgcatgctgcagctaaaaatcccacgtgctgcaactaagacccaatgcagactaaataaataaataaataaaaattttaaaaaaagacttcacAGAGAATGTGAATCTTATGTTTCAGAAAGAAGGGTGCATTTTCCAAAGTGTAAACTTTCCTTAACAGATAGAAACAAAGCCTGGAGTTGGAAGAGGGAACTTGGAAGTCAAAGGTTTGGTGATATACATGCCAAGGTGAAAGAAACGTTGGAAAGTGTTGAAGCAAACATTCAGGAGTTCTAACCTGATTCAACAGACCCTGAATGGGCGCTTATAGAAAGGAGTAGAAtacgattttttaaaatttaattttatttatttatttttggttgcattgggtctttgttgttgtgcgcaggctttctctagttgcggcgagcgggggctactctttgttgtggtgcgcgggcttgtcattgccgtggcttctcttgcagagtacaggctctagagcgcaggcttagtagttgtggcgcaggggctttgttgctccgtggcgttTGGGATCTTCCCGACCCAGaactcgaaccggtgtcccctgcattggcaggcagattcttaaccactgcgccaccagggaagccctaaaatatgattaaaatgcATAGTTTTTAGAGAACGACTTTCTTTGTCCTTGGAGGTAAATTGCATAAAACACGAGAAAATTATGGAAATGGAAACTGAGAAGTCAGTTCTTAGTCAAGAATGTGTGAAAATGACACAATATAGACAAAtctttagcatttaaaaaaattttaatattctgtCAAGAATtgaaataaaaccacaaaaggtAGTTTCCTCAAATCAGGGAAGCAAAGAGTAAATATTAGTATCTGTTATTATTAAACACTTTTGCAAAGCTCATGGCATCTCAGAGGAGGCTGAAGCACTTCATACACCAAAATTCTTAGTAGTCACCTCCGTTTCAGCAGTGACTAAGCTGACACCAGCTACAGCATGTGTTTCCTTCTGAAAGAAAGAGCTTTGGAGGCAAACACCTCCTTCCTCACAGCAGAGCCACCCTCAGGAAGCAACATCAGAACCAtctattctaaattttattttaatggttttttttttttaatatttatttttttatcttggctgcaccgggtcttagttgcggcactcgggatcttcctTGTAgcatctttagttgtggcattcaggatcactagttgtggcatgtggacttcttagttgctgtgtgtgggcttcttagttgcggcatgtgaactcttagttggaGAATGCacacgggatctagttccctgaccagggattgaaccccagccactggcattgggagtgcagagttaacctctggaccactagggaagtcccctggttatttaaataaatgaaagacattCACTTAAAGCATAAATACAGTATAATGGCAGAATCATAACATAGATTTAAGCCTAACAGTTGTTGTATTTAAGAGCTGTGTTGCCACCCCAGAAAAGCTTTAAAGCAAAACTGAGTGGTAATGGACCAGATATGTCAAAAAAAATGACTTATGGCTGATTACATTGTCACCTTGGACTGTGCTAAGGGCCCTGGATAGTTTTCCCTTATGGGACATCTTGACCTCTTTCTGTGTTGTTAGGATCTCGGCTGTTCTCTTCATCTGAAACCCACTTCCAGGTTATGGTGACtaaacttatcgtggtgatcattttgaagtttatagaaatattgaatcactacgttgtgtaacaggaacttacatagtgttgtaggtcaattatacctcaaaaacaaactcataaaaaagagatcagatttgtggttatcagaggcaaggtggagggaggggggaattggatgaaggcagtcaaaaggtacaaacttacagttataagataaataagtactagggatgtaatgtacaacatgataaatataattagcactgctctatgttatatataaaagagTAAATCCTAGGAGTTCTtatcagaaggaaaaaatttttttctatttaatttttaatctataTGAGATAAGCGATATTCACTAAACTTGTGGTaaccatttcatgatgtatgtaactcaaatcattatgctgtacaccatAAACTTagacagtgctgtatgtcaattatacctcaatatactagaaggaaaaaaacccttcTAGGTTGCCTTCAAAATAGGAGCATCTACTACTGGACTCCATTCTGAGCACAAACCTCACACTATCTCTTGCAACTGCAGTGTGATCCTTTTGATGAAGAACTTGGCTATtgaccatgttaaaaaaaaaattccttctgcCATGTTCGAAATACTAGGGGGCGGGTGGAGTGGGGGGAAAGCATTCAATTAAGTGATACTCCAACATTATCTTTGGAGAGGATCATAGCTTCCCCTAAAACAGGTAGCCAAGCTTGTGCCCAATTAAGATAACAAAGTATAGCAGAGCTATATAGTAattatcctttctctctctagGAAGAGCAGGGAGATTTGTGTCCTGTTTCCGTGTCTGTCCGGCTATGGAGTATAATGAAAGCGATAGAAAGTTTGGAGGCAAAGAGACATGGTTTGGTCTTGGCCCAGGACCAGGTCCAGGACCAAGGCCACATTTATGTTGTCTGTGTTTTCCTCCAATGTAGGGTGTGCTTTGACTGGTTGGACTTAAGTATACAATGAACCATATTGGGGATTAACAGATGACACATATGCAAGTATTTACTTTAAGTCAACATTTATGAGAatcttattttacaaaaatgttaaCACAGGCGACGGCTACGATTTTGGTGCACAGAAGCAGCCCGCCTTTGGGAAAGCGCAAGTAACCCGTAAAGCGACGACTACACTTCAGTTGCGGACACCGCCCCTTTAGCCCCACCCCTACCGAAGCCCGTCTCCTTGCTATTGGTTCCTTTCCCTGCCCCGTCGGTTGCCGTGGAGACCAAGGCTATGGCAACCAGGAGAAGCCAAAGTTTGTCGAATCTCTGGAACCGCAGAGGAATCCCGAGCTCTTGGCCCGACTCACCGCTGCCCTCATGGCGCTCTACGAGCTCTTCTCTCACCCAGTGGAGCGGGGCTACCGCGCGGGGCTCTGCTCTAAGGCCGCGCTGTTCCTGATGCTGTCCGCCGCGCTCACGTACATCCCGCCACTGCTGGTGGCCTTCCGGAGCCACGGTGAGCCTGCCCCCCGGCCGGTGCGCGACGCGGCTCTCCGCGGCGACCGCGCCGGCCTCCCTGACCTCGACCCCTCCGCCTCCCGCCCTCTTTACCTCAGGGTTTTGGCTGAAACGGAGCAGCTATGAGGAGCAGCCGACCGTGCGCTTCCAGCACCAGGTGCTGCTCGTGGCCTTGCTAGGACCCGAGCACGGTGGGTTCCTAGCCTGGAGCACGTTCCCCGCCTTCAACCGGCTGCAGGGGGATCACCTGCGCGTCCCGCTCGTTTCGGTGCGTGGTTCCCGCCTGGGCCCAGCCGCCCGCCGGTACTGGGCTGCGGTGGGGATGAcggaaggggtgggagggagggagcggccGCGGCCGGAGCCCCGGCCCCTGTCCGGGGGAGCCCGGCTTGGGTCTGAGGGAGTCACGAGCCCACGGGAAGTTCTGTGCACAAGTTCACTGACCCGAGCTTATGTTTAATTTCCTGGGGAGCAAATCTGTTGTTTCATTCGACTTCTCCAGGCCGTCCACCACCCCAATAAAGTCAGCTAGCTACAGCTGTCAGCGTCTGTGTCCTATACAGAGGCTAGAAGCCTGGGGGCAACCTGTGTCCGACCCCGTCACTTCCGTGGGCCTGCCCCTTCCTCATGGAAGGGTGGTCGCGAAAGTTGCCTTATGAGTCGTGAAGGCCGAGCAGTGTTCTAGTTAATTACCCCGTCGTGCAGCTGCAGTCGTGCATCAGCACTCGGTAGGAACGGAAAGGGCAGGCATTTTTAGGCAGACTGACACGCGGAAGCCAACGTGCTGGTTGGTTAAGCAACCTCCGCAGAATGTGCTGCTGGCCCAGGCCCGCCTCCCTGGGCTCGCCTCCTTAGATGCCCCTCCATCCTGCCGCTGTCTGGGATGAAAATGGAGCATTTTACTGTCTGTAATCTGGTATCTGGTTCAAGATAAGTGAGGGCTAACTATACAATCACCCCCTTTACACTCattttctgaaaacattttcCTTTAGAAGTAGGAAAATTCTGAATTTCCTTCTTCCAAAGTTGAATCTCTTTAGACATCTCTGAGATGATTGGCCTACAGTCAAATTTGTGTagcgggaaaaaaaaaattgactttttGCCCAGCGACtaaacaaaatgacaaaaatttcaaaatctgaTTGGTGATATGAATAACCGCAAACAAAATATGATTCCGATTACTTTTTATGATTactttaaatttgcttttttttgctGACTATAAAAATGCATGCTCATTGTAAAATATTAAAGAGTTACAGGTACGTATAATGACGTAAAATTAAAGGCTCAGTTTGGTACATGTATCAATACTTGTTAATTAACCTTCGTTTTAAGGTCTGCAAAGTATTTCATGATATGGAAAACTGCGGTGGATTTACCAGTTGCCTGTTGGTGgatttttgatttgcttttactttttcacTATTAGAATACT encodes:
- the GABARAPL2 gene encoding gamma-aminobutyric acid receptor-associated protein-like 2, with translation MKWMFKEDHSLEHRCVESAKIRAKYPDRVPVIVEKVSGSQIVDIDKRKYLVPSDITVAQFMWIIRKRIQLPSEKAIFLFVDKTVPQSSLTMGQLYEKEKDEDGFLYVAYSGENTFGF